A region from the Streptomyces sp. 3214.6 genome encodes:
- the rpmG gene encoding 50S ribosomal protein L33, translating into MAATDVRPKITLACVECKERNYITKKNRRNNPDRLEMKKHCPRCNAHTAHRETR; encoded by the coding sequence GTGGCTGCCACCGACGTCCGCCCGAAGATCACGCTGGCCTGCGTGGAGTGCAAGGAGCGGAACTACATCACCAAGAAGAACCGGCGTAACAACCCGGACCGACTGGAGATGAAGAAGCACTGCCCGCGTTGCAACGCGCACACCGCGCACCGCGAGACGCGATAA
- a CDS encoding hydrolase yields the protein MPDSQPQPPPSWSSWSSWSPQSSRSSWSGASGDSPDPAPLLLCGARLTDGRTVDVRLGRGRIEAVGTAGSLTVGPATGQSPGGTRLDLGGYLLLPAPAEPHAHADTALTADTDGPVSYAPLDVQRRATEAALLQLGHGATALRAHVRVGDVQGLGALAAVLQAGRSLRGLVELTAVAVPRVLTGAAGADGLAMLHDAVKMGASVVGGCPDLDPDPTGYVEAVLEVAAEHGCPVDLHTDAADPARLARLAAMAGGLRPGVTLSPCGGLDRLAAETAGRAAGQLAAAGVTVVCLPQGGCGSAPHRGAAPVRLLRAAGVRVAAGSGALRDVSNPVGRGDPLEAAYLLASRHGLRPEDAYDAVSTSARAALGLPEVRVEAGFPADLLAVRGDRLAGVLSLAYSRIVIHRGRVVARTSAVREYRNSTATTELGLPRQGRGDLS from the coding sequence ATGCCCGACAGCCAGCCGCAACCGCCCCCCTCGTGGTCGTCGTGGTCGTCCTGGTCGCCCCAGTCGTCCCGGTCGTCCTGGTCCGGTGCTTCGGGAGACTCGCCGGACCCGGCCCCCCTCCTGCTGTGCGGGGCGCGTCTGACGGACGGCCGGACCGTGGACGTACGGCTGGGCCGCGGGCGCATCGAGGCGGTCGGCACGGCCGGCAGCCTGACCGTGGGCCCGGCGACCGGCCAGTCCCCCGGCGGCACGCGCCTGGACCTCGGGGGCTACCTCCTGCTCCCCGCACCCGCCGAGCCGCACGCGCACGCCGACACCGCGCTCACGGCCGACACCGACGGCCCCGTCTCGTATGCCCCTCTGGACGTCCAGCGTCGTGCCACGGAGGCCGCGCTGCTGCAGCTCGGCCATGGCGCGACGGCGCTGCGCGCCCATGTGCGCGTGGGCGACGTCCAGGGCCTCGGCGCGCTGGCCGCCGTACTCCAGGCCGGGCGTTCGCTGCGCGGGCTCGTCGAGCTGACGGCGGTGGCGGTTCCCCGGGTGCTGACGGGGGCAGCGGGAGCGGACGGGCTCGCGATGCTGCACGACGCGGTGAAGATGGGCGCGTCGGTGGTGGGCGGCTGCCCGGACCTGGACCCCGATCCGACGGGCTACGTGGAGGCCGTCCTGGAGGTCGCCGCCGAGCACGGTTGTCCCGTCGACCTGCACACCGACGCCGCCGACCCGGCGCGTCTCGCCCGCCTCGCCGCGATGGCCGGCGGTCTGCGCCCCGGCGTCACCCTCAGCCCCTGCGGCGGCCTCGACCGCCTTGCCGCCGAGACGGCCGGCCGAGCCGCCGGCCAACTGGCCGCCGCCGGCGTGACGGTGGTCTGCCTCCCCCAGGGCGGCTGCGGCTCCGCCCCACACCGGGGTGCGGCACCCGTACGGCTGTTGCGTGCGGCCGGGGTGCGGGTGGCGGCCGGCAGCGGGGCGTTGCGGGACGTCTCCAACCCGGTCGGCCGCGGCGACCCTCTGGAGGCGGCCTACCTGCTCGCCTCCCGCCACGGCCTGCGCCCCGAGGACGCCTACGACGCCGTGAGCACGTCCGCACGGGCCGCTCTGGGCCTGCCCGAGGTCCGCGTGGAGGCGGGGTTCCCGGCCGACCTGCTGGCCGTCCGCGGCGACCGGCTGGCGGGTGTCCTGTCGCTGGCGTACAGCCGGATCGTGATCCACCGGGGGCGCGTGGTGGCCCGCACGAGCGCGGTCCGCGAGTACCGCAACTCGACGGCCACAACGGAGTTGGGCCTGCCGAGGCAGGGTCGGGGGGACCTTTCGTAG
- a CDS encoding SDR family oxidoreductase — MRIVIAGGHGQIALRLERLLAARGDEVAGIVRKAEQADDLLAAGAEPVVLDLESASVEEVAERLRGADAAVFAAGAGPGSGTARKDTVDRGAAVLFADAAVRAGVRRFVVVSSMGADADHQGDEVFDVYQRAKGEADAYVQGLGSLDWTILRPGALTDDAGTGLVRLEAHTGRGPVPRDDVAAVLAELLDTPATSGLTLELISGSAPVSVAVKAVAGN; from the coding sequence ATGCGCATTGTCATCGCTGGTGGACATGGTCAGATCGCGCTGCGGCTGGAGCGTCTGCTCGCCGCGCGCGGAGACGAGGTCGCGGGGATCGTCCGCAAGGCCGAGCAGGCCGACGACCTGCTGGCGGCCGGTGCCGAACCGGTGGTCCTGGACCTGGAGTCGGCGTCCGTCGAGGAGGTCGCGGAGCGGCTGCGCGGCGCGGACGCGGCGGTGTTCGCGGCGGGCGCGGGCCCGGGCAGCGGGACGGCCCGCAAGGACACGGTGGACAGGGGCGCGGCGGTGCTGTTCGCGGACGCCGCGGTCCGGGCGGGTGTACGGCGCTTCGTGGTCGTGTCGTCGATGGGCGCGGACGCCGATCACCAGGGCGACGAGGTGTTCGACGTCTATCAGCGCGCCAAGGGCGAGGCGGACGCGTACGTGCAGGGCCTGGGCTCCCTCGACTGGACGATCCTGCGGCCGGGCGCGCTGACGGACGACGCCGGCACCGGTCTGGTTCGCCTGGAGGCCCATACGGGCCGTGGTCCCGTCCCGCGCGACGACGTGGCGGCCGTGCTGGCCGAGCTGCTGGACACCCCGGCGACGTCCGGCCTCACCCTGGAGCTGATCAGCGGCTCGGCTCCGGTGTCGGTGGCGGTGAAGGCGGTGGCGGGGAACTGA
- the istA gene encoding IS21 family transposase: MIHVEDWAEIRRMHRVEGLSARAVARQLGISRNTVLRALASDRPPRYRRAPKGSAVDAVEPAVRELLKQTPTMPVTVIAERIGWERGLTILRERVRELRPAYLPVDPVSRTVYEPGELAQCDLWFPAVDIPLGYGQSGRPPVLVMVSGYSRVITARMLPSRQTGDLIDAHWRLLTAWGAVPKMLVWDNEAGVGKGRLTSEFAAFAGLLAIRVHLCRPRDPEAKGLVERANGYLETSFLPGRLFSGPDDFNAQLTAWLQIANRRHHRVIDARPIDRWERDRASMLAIPPVGPPHWWPLRTRLGRDHYIRVDTNDYSVHPRAIGHIVTVHADTEEITVTCGDDLVARHARCWARHQSLTDPEHAAAARNLRGEVIHQQAARAATARAAALAPDSLGIEVEQRELGTYDRMFTLIEGGGGKEDT; encoded by the coding sequence GTGATCCACGTGGAGGACTGGGCTGAGATCCGCCGCATGCACCGGGTGGAGGGGCTGTCGGCTCGTGCGGTGGCCCGTCAGCTGGGGATCTCCAGGAACACCGTGCTGCGGGCTTTGGCCTCGGACCGTCCGCCGCGGTATCGGCGGGCGCCGAAGGGCTCGGCGGTGGACGCGGTGGAGCCTGCCGTGCGGGAGCTGCTGAAACAGACGCCGACGATGCCCGTGACGGTGATCGCGGAGCGGATCGGCTGGGAGCGGGGGCTGACGATTCTGCGGGAGCGGGTGCGTGAGCTGCGGCCGGCTTATCTGCCGGTGGACCCCGTCTCGCGGACGGTCTATGAGCCGGGTGAGCTCGCGCAGTGCGACCTGTGGTTCCCGGCCGTGGACATCCCGCTCGGTTACGGCCAGAGCGGGCGGCCGCCGGTGCTGGTCATGGTGTCCGGTTATTCGCGGGTGATCACGGCTCGGATGCTGCCCTCACGGCAGACGGGCGATCTGATCGACGCCCACTGGCGGCTGCTGACCGCTTGGGGAGCCGTGCCGAAGATGCTGGTCTGGGACAACGAAGCCGGAGTCGGCAAGGGACGCCTGACCAGCGAGTTTGCCGCGTTCGCGGGCCTGCTCGCCATCCGGGTGCACCTCTGCCGGCCCCGGGACCCGGAGGCGAAGGGCCTGGTCGAGCGCGCGAACGGCTACCTGGAGACCAGCTTCCTGCCCGGCCGCCTCTTCTCCGGCCCGGACGACTTCAATGCCCAGCTGACCGCCTGGCTGCAGATCGCCAACCGGCGCCATCACCGCGTCATCGACGCCCGGCCGATCGACCGTTGGGAGCGCGACCGGGCGTCGATGCTCGCCATCCCGCCCGTCGGCCCGCCCCACTGGTGGCCGCTTCGCACCCGTCTGGGCCGGGACCACTACATCCGCGTCGACACCAACGACTACTCCGTCCACCCCCGCGCGATCGGCCACATCGTCACGGTGCACGCCGACACCGAGGAGATCACCGTGACCTGCGGCGACGACCTGGTGGCCCGTCATGCCCGCTGCTGGGCCAGGCATCAGAGCCTGACCGACCCCGAGCACGCCGCGGCGGCCCGGAACCTGCGCGGTGAGGTGATCCACCAGCAGGCGGCCCGGGCGGCCACCGCCAGGGCCGCGGCCCTGGCCCCCGACAGCCTCGGCATCGAGGTCGAACAACGCGAGCTGGGCACCTACGACCGCATGTTCACCCTCATCGAGGGCGGCGGCGGGAAGGAGGACACCTGA
- the istB gene encoding IS21-like element helper ATPase IstB — MAPTTAPAKTHPPTADAAGAAKPDGQSARTGRQTAADLAFLARAMKAPALLDAAERLAERARTESWTHTEYLVACLQREVSARDSHGGEGRIRAARFPAIKTIEELDLTHLRGLTRQQLAHLGTLDFIAAKENAVFLGPPGTGKTHLATGLAVRACQAGHRVAFATAAQWVDRLAAAHQSGRLQDELVKLGRYPLIVIDEVGYIPFEAEAANLFFQLVSNRYERASVIVTSNKPFGRWGETFGDETVAAAMIDRLVHHAEVHSLKGESYRMKGRELGRVPTATDND; from the coding sequence ATGGCCCCAACCACCGCCCCCGCGAAAACACACCCTCCCACCGCGGACGCGGCCGGCGCGGCCAAGCCCGACGGCCAGAGCGCCCGCACGGGCCGGCAGACCGCCGCCGACCTGGCTTTCCTCGCCCGTGCCATGAAGGCCCCGGCCCTGCTGGACGCCGCCGAGCGCCTGGCCGAACGCGCCCGCACCGAATCGTGGACCCACACCGAGTACCTGGTCGCCTGCCTGCAGCGCGAGGTCTCCGCCCGCGACTCCCACGGCGGCGAGGGCCGCATCCGCGCCGCCCGCTTCCCCGCCATCAAGACCATCGAGGAGCTCGATCTCACTCATCTGCGTGGTCTGACGCGCCAACAACTCGCACACCTGGGAACATTGGACTTCATAGCGGCCAAAGAGAACGCCGTCTTCCTGGGACCGCCGGGCACCGGCAAGACCCACCTGGCGACCGGACTCGCCGTCCGGGCCTGCCAGGCCGGCCACCGGGTCGCGTTCGCCACCGCCGCCCAGTGGGTCGACCGCCTTGCCGCCGCCCACCAGAGCGGCCGGCTCCAAGACGAACTGGTCAAGCTCGGCCGCTACCCGCTGATCGTGATCGACGAGGTCGGCTACATCCCGTTCGAGGCCGAGGCCGCGAACCTGTTCTTCCAGCTCGTCTCGAACAGATACGAGAGAGCCAGCGTGATCGTCACCTCGAACAAACCCTTCGGACGCTGGGGAGAGACCTTCGGCGACGAGACCGTCGCCGCCGCCATGATCGACCGACTCGTCCACCACGCCGAGGTCCACTCCCTCAAAGGCGAGTCCTACCGCATGAAGGGCCGCGAACTCGGCCGCGTCCCCACCGCCACCGACAACGACTGA
- a CDS encoding AIPR family protein, producing MDRITGSWLQEFSEERQLTREPQSDQFEAFSAYCVISSEFDGEFDPVEVRTGGGNDLAVDAAALVVNGDIITDSEEIEDLRSRNNYLHARILIVQAKTTSGFDGARITDLADNLCDFFSTNPTLPMSDELKQFKELIERLYANSTAFRKGSPDLVVRYVTTGTWSGDTHLTSKVAAAKARLEALNIFESVSFECLGAKEIQALYRGAKNTVEAEFLFPNQVLLPVIEGVEQSYIGTVEASEYMKLISDANGNIRKSLFYENVRDFQDYNDVNRGIRDTLQEEHLRGRFVVLNNGVTVVAREMNVVRDKFTLRDYQIVNGCQTSHVLFDEKDQLEGVHVPLRLIVTQDEDVASSVTAATNKQTLVSDEDLKALEVLQKELEAFFEAHPIEKRLYYERRSKQHSSVPGLEKTRIITRPQLVRSYAAMMLDEPWRAGRYYKELQRIRGDEIFAPGDSPDPYYVSAVAAYRLEYFFRNGYVDGRFKPARYQILMGIRHYAEPGEIPSKRRDLEKYCVRLADRLWDPQEGPKLVQAVLPVVDSAVEATEKDRILDRDTVRTQNFTDLILKGVESLPRRK from the coding sequence GTGGACAGGATCACTGGTAGCTGGCTTCAGGAATTCTCTGAAGAACGTCAACTGACTCGTGAACCTCAGTCAGATCAGTTCGAAGCATTCTCTGCATATTGCGTGATTTCAAGTGAGTTTGATGGCGAGTTTGATCCTGTCGAAGTCCGCACCGGCGGCGGGAACGATCTGGCAGTTGATGCCGCCGCTCTAGTGGTGAACGGCGACATCATCACAGATTCCGAAGAAATCGAAGACCTCAGAAGTCGCAACAACTATCTACACGCCCGAATTCTGATCGTGCAGGCCAAAACCACAAGCGGCTTCGATGGAGCTCGAATTACGGATCTCGCAGATAATCTCTGCGACTTCTTTTCGACGAACCCCACACTTCCCATGAGCGACGAGCTAAAGCAATTCAAGGAGCTCATCGAGAGGCTTTACGCTAACAGTACCGCCTTCCGTAAAGGATCACCCGACCTCGTAGTCAGGTACGTGACGACGGGTACGTGGAGCGGCGACACTCACCTAACATCCAAAGTGGCCGCTGCAAAAGCTAGGCTCGAAGCGCTGAATATTTTCGAATCGGTGAGCTTCGAATGCCTTGGCGCCAAAGAGATCCAAGCTCTCTACCGCGGCGCAAAAAATACGGTTGAAGCCGAGTTCCTATTTCCTAATCAAGTCCTCCTCCCTGTCATTGAGGGGGTTGAGCAGTCCTACATTGGGACCGTTGAGGCATCCGAGTACATGAAGCTCATCAGTGATGCCAACGGAAACATCAGGAAATCTCTCTTCTACGAGAACGTTCGCGATTTCCAAGACTACAACGATGTCAATAGGGGAATCAGGGACACCCTGCAGGAGGAGCACCTGCGCGGGCGTTTCGTTGTCCTGAACAACGGCGTTACCGTAGTCGCCCGCGAGATGAACGTGGTCAGGGACAAGTTCACCTTGCGCGACTATCAAATCGTTAACGGTTGCCAGACAAGCCATGTTCTATTCGACGAAAAGGATCAGCTCGAAGGAGTGCACGTTCCACTCCGCCTGATCGTGACCCAAGATGAGGACGTCGCGAGCAGCGTGACGGCCGCAACTAATAAGCAGACCCTTGTTTCCGACGAAGATTTGAAGGCGCTCGAAGTCCTTCAGAAAGAACTAGAAGCATTCTTTGAAGCCCATCCGATCGAAAAACGCCTATACTACGAGCGTCGCTCCAAGCAACATAGCTCAGTTCCCGGGCTCGAAAAGACGAGAATCATCACTCGTCCTCAACTCGTTCGCAGCTACGCAGCCATGATGTTGGACGAGCCGTGGCGCGCAGGTCGCTACTACAAAGAATTGCAGCGCATTCGCGGTGATGAAATCTTTGCACCGGGAGACTCCCCAGACCCGTACTATGTAAGCGCTGTGGCAGCATATCGATTGGAATACTTCTTCCGCAATGGCTACGTTGACGGGAGATTTAAGCCGGCACGCTATCAGATTCTGATGGGCATTCGCCATTACGCCGAACCCGGAGAAATTCCAAGTAAGCGGCGAGACCTGGAGAAATATTGTGTTCGCCTAGCCGATCGCCTTTGGGATCCACAGGAGGGTCCGAAGCTCGTACAAGCGGTCCTTCCTGTGGTCGACTCGGCAGTTGAGGCTACCGAGAAAGATAGAATCCTTGATCGCGATACTGTGCGAACTCAAAACTTCACAGACCTGATTCTAAAGGGCGTTGAGTCCTTGCCTCGCCGGAAGTAG
- a CDS encoding NUDIX domain-containing protein, whose translation MGPKTTKVYETLRERLASGKYAPGTKFPSERTLTEELSIGRTALRQVLARLVSEGALEVRGRSSYRVPGGVSVKTPEGVEPWRIHGERNLYDNRWVKLQMWDVEPPGVERFEHHVVKLHHVAITAVVDDQDRVLMMWRYRFVPQQFGWELPGGIVDEGEDAAETALREVVEETGWRPRSLEHVVTYQPMIGMVDSPHEIFVGYGADQVGTPTDLEEAGHIEWVPLADIPGLMARGELMGSGTLVALLHILANHGKRGVTAAQ comes from the coding sequence ATGGGCCCGAAGACGACCAAGGTCTACGAGACGCTTCGAGAACGGCTCGCCTCAGGCAAGTACGCCCCCGGTACCAAGTTCCCGTCGGAACGCACCCTGACTGAAGAACTCAGCATCGGCCGGACGGCGCTGCGCCAGGTGCTGGCCCGTCTCGTCTCAGAGGGGGCGTTGGAGGTTCGCGGACGGAGTTCGTACCGGGTGCCGGGAGGGGTGAGCGTGAAGACCCCGGAGGGCGTGGAACCGTGGCGCATCCACGGCGAGCGCAACCTCTACGACAACCGCTGGGTCAAGCTTCAGATGTGGGATGTAGAGCCACCTGGGGTTGAACGCTTCGAACATCACGTGGTGAAGCTGCACCACGTCGCCATCACGGCCGTGGTCGACGACCAAGACCGCGTACTGATGATGTGGCGGTACCGCTTCGTCCCTCAGCAATTCGGCTGGGAGCTCCCCGGCGGCATCGTGGACGAAGGGGAAGATGCGGCGGAGACCGCACTCCGGGAAGTCGTCGAGGAGACCGGTTGGCGACCGAGGTCACTGGAGCACGTCGTCACCTATCAGCCGATGATCGGCATGGTCGACTCGCCACACGAGATCTTCGTGGGCTACGGGGCTGATCAGGTCGGCACCCCGACAGACCTCGAAGAAGCCGGCCACATCGAGTGGGTTCCGCTGGCCGACATACCGGGGCTCATGGCTCGCGGTGAGCTGATGGGCTCCGGGACTCTGGTCGCCCTGCTCCACATCCTTGCGAACCACGGCAAGCGGGGAGTCACAGCCGCGCAGTGA
- a CDS encoding helix-turn-helix transcriptional regulator has protein sequence MSTGLRSARTARGWSQERLVREIEQYARRHVTDVAATASLRVYVSEWENGKRTISDRYAGILRNLLGVTDAELRGGVSEVALPVADGYDELLSRIDSASSVSGSMVQAFEAQTELLRTMDRERGAASLVDQVTGHLAALEDALNFAVLPGARRPIALALAGASTMAAWQAIDSGAVERAWRNYELAKRAARDAEAPMYLAHAMAEQAYVLCEAGRPALGVDLVRDAQRVLGGDGSPRLRAWLFGAEAELCARAGMPEDCRRALDAAMESIPPGTEDRDPDMRSIFLNGAHLARWRGNVLALLGDGDAVGSLYGALEVADPTFVRARAGLHTDLAQAHLARAEYDDARTHLREARLLASRTSSVRQRRRVDMLTARL, from the coding sequence GTGAGCACAGGACTTCGAAGCGCGCGAACGGCGCGAGGCTGGTCTCAGGAGCGACTGGTTCGCGAGATCGAGCAGTACGCCCGACGGCACGTCACCGACGTTGCGGCGACCGCGAGTTTGCGGGTCTATGTGTCGGAGTGGGAGAACGGCAAGCGCACCATCTCGGACCGCTATGCGGGCATCCTGCGCAACCTTCTGGGGGTCACGGACGCTGAGCTGAGGGGCGGTGTATCCGAGGTCGCCCTGCCTGTGGCGGACGGCTATGACGAGTTGCTGAGCAGGATCGATTCAGCCAGCAGTGTCAGCGGATCCATGGTGCAAGCCTTTGAAGCTCAGACGGAGTTGCTCCGCACGATGGACCGCGAGCGCGGTGCCGCAAGCCTTGTGGACCAGGTGACGGGGCATCTCGCAGCACTCGAAGACGCGCTCAACTTCGCGGTACTGCCGGGCGCGCGTCGCCCGATCGCCCTTGCGCTCGCGGGTGCGTCGACCATGGCGGCCTGGCAGGCAATCGATTCAGGAGCGGTCGAACGAGCCTGGAGGAACTACGAGTTGGCGAAGCGGGCGGCGCGCGACGCTGAAGCTCCGATGTACCTCGCTCACGCCATGGCGGAACAGGCCTACGTGCTGTGCGAGGCGGGTCGTCCCGCGTTGGGTGTCGACCTGGTCCGTGATGCCCAACGCGTCCTTGGCGGAGACGGCTCGCCGCGCCTCCGGGCGTGGCTGTTCGGCGCAGAAGCGGAGCTGTGCGCCCGCGCGGGGATGCCCGAGGACTGTCGGCGTGCCCTTGATGCAGCTATGGAGAGCATCCCGCCGGGGACGGAGGACCGTGACCCGGACATGCGGAGCATCTTCCTGAACGGCGCGCACCTGGCTCGGTGGCGAGGCAACGTGCTCGCCCTGTTGGGGGACGGTGACGCGGTCGGCAGTCTCTACGGCGCGCTTGAGGTGGCAGACCCCACCTTCGTGCGGGCGCGAGCCGGGCTTCATACCGATCTGGCTCAAGCCCACCTGGCGCGAGCCGAGTACGACGACGCGCGCACCCATCTGAGGGAGGCGCGACTGCTGGCGAGCCGCACCAGTTCGGTGCGGCAGCGCCGGCGGGTGGACATGCTCACTGCGCGGCTGTGA
- a CDS encoding DUF6284 family protein, producing MKHIVTVQDAVTAFADWMEPTGAELDAIEAEMPVIVADIELMDAYIVTLDRTPTEVDTRRLRRARRRALAARLELTHLSATAAGVSA from the coding sequence ATGAAGCACATCGTCACTGTTCAGGACGCTGTTACGGCGTTCGCCGACTGGATGGAGCCGACGGGCGCGGAGCTGGACGCGATCGAGGCCGAAATGCCGGTCATCGTCGCGGACATCGAGCTGATGGACGCCTACATCGTCACCCTCGACCGCACCCCGACCGAGGTGGACACGCGTCGGCTGCGGCGGGCCCGCCGCCGGGCCCTGGCCGCGCGGCTGGAGCTGACCCACCTGTCGGCCACGGCTGCGGGGGTGAGCGCGTGA
- a CDS encoding DUF2637 domain-containing protein — protein sequence MNRFGKTLLVLALVAVVAMAFRVSWNALRDVARVVGADATAATLYPFVVDGLMALALVATLVLTDQRDKRFALRVLAVYTLASLVLNYVHGLVPELHGHAVDWGRLADWDPANWALVLLATSLPVGSIYFGSDLVAKVLHHRPAPAGEPADGHRTDASAHLPHTPAPLTPDLPHAELTSPPQPTAEPVSVQVDEGADGVRTPDPHTPHAVRTPELSEDEEAARQAQFEDAELERMRQDARRTYAESAQAARPLSARALAEAYGMSESWARKQILAVREAESSERPHLVAVGGE from the coding sequence GTGAACCGCTTCGGGAAGACGCTGCTGGTGCTGGCGCTGGTCGCGGTGGTCGCGATGGCGTTCCGCGTCTCGTGGAACGCGCTGCGGGACGTGGCCCGGGTGGTCGGTGCGGATGCGACCGCGGCGACGCTGTACCCGTTCGTCGTCGACGGCCTGATGGCCCTGGCCCTGGTCGCGACGCTGGTCCTGACCGACCAGCGCGACAAGCGGTTCGCGCTGCGCGTCCTGGCCGTCTACACCCTGGCCTCCCTGGTCCTGAACTACGTTCACGGCCTGGTCCCGGAGCTGCACGGCCACGCCGTGGATTGGGGACGGCTCGCGGACTGGGACCCTGCGAACTGGGCCCTGGTCCTGCTGGCCACGTCGCTGCCGGTCGGCTCGATCTACTTCGGTTCCGACCTGGTCGCCAAGGTGCTGCACCACCGCCCCGCACCCGCGGGCGAGCCGGCGGACGGGCACCGTACGGACGCATCCGCACACCTCCCGCACACCCCCGCCCCGCTCACGCCGGACCTCCCGCACGCTGAGCTAACCAGCCCGCCGCAGCCGACCGCGGAGCCGGTATCCGTGCAGGTGGACGAGGGTGCGGATGGTGTGCGGACGCCGGATCCGCACACCCCGCACGCCGTCCGCACACCCGAACTGAGCGAGGACGAAGAAGCCGCCCGACAGGCGCAGTTCGAGGATGCGGAGTTGGAGCGGATGCGGCAGGACGCACGCCGTACGTACGCCGAATCCGCACAGGCCGCACGCCCCCTCAGCGCGCGTGCGCTGGCTGAGGCGTACGGCATGAGCGAGTCGTGGGCGCGCAAGCAGATCCTCGCCGTGCGGGAAGCCGAGAGCTCCGAGCGGCCCCATCTCGTGGCCGTGGGCGGTGAGTGA
- a CDS encoding RRQRL motif-containing zinc-binding protein produces MPTAYSRCFDPNGARYGITTYPWRMAPDGYATRRQLRARGLRPGGQPVAAQLMVVNRRYDTPRVAYLYRVELAKPVRPMTSRKWGALALAMLARRTCPRCQLDVGYCIPRSYGICGLCLATEEQRAA; encoded by the coding sequence ATGCCGACCGCCTACAGCCGCTGCTTCGACCCCAACGGCGCCCGCTACGGGATTACGACCTACCCGTGGCGCATGGCCCCGGACGGCTACGCCACCCGCCGTCAGCTCCGTGCCCGCGGGTTACGGCCGGGCGGGCAGCCGGTCGCCGCTCAGCTCATGGTGGTCAACCGCCGGTACGACACTCCCCGTGTCGCCTATCTCTACCGGGTGGAGCTGGCCAAGCCGGTCCGGCCGATGACGTCCCGCAAGTGGGGCGCTCTCGCGCTGGCCATGCTCGCCCGGCGCACCTGCCCGCGCTGCCAGTTGGACGTGGGCTACTGCATCCCCCGCTCGTACGGCATCTGCGGCCTGTGCCTGGCCACCGAGGAACAGCGCGCCGCCTGA